A single Gammaproteobacteria bacterium DNA region contains:
- the traD gene encoding type IV conjugative transfer system coupling protein TraD — translation MQKYLFKHTTRGGQVILHNLRMIGQVLGKVLLWLSPLGLLASAGWFIYITQADTRHLGSQWLNAQLNIFFNGKYHVQKFILPDGQATHVYSAQIISAPFVQQAVEELKDALQRSLWVGLCVYILVVITTLVLLRRHGDSYTQRKSIKGDYLGSVAEVKKLIQHHHVTSSLIIGKERLPLPQLSELQHFMVHGTTGSGKSTVIKSLLDQIRARGERAIIYDKSCTLVSQFYEPSGDSLLNPLDERGAAWNLWNECRDKTDFENLAAALIPMTPNAQDPFWINAARTIFAAAAYRMRSDANLTTLSLLRYLLTAEIGELQSLLQGTEAESLISEKTEKTAISIKSMLATYLKSLCYLKEGENPFSIRQWLQDDGASQWLFISSLGDKHESLKPLITAWLDIAVNAILSLPENSKRRIWVILDELSSLQQLPYLTSALAEGRKFGACFVIGIQSIAQLAKTYGHEGGREISSLLNTRFLFRIPDPDIAQWSAKNLGETTLEETREGISYGASAMRDGVSLQKIEREKPVIPPSEIMRLPDLCCYVRLAGGYPIVQLTMPYIERPIKESAFILRNVESSLFSELEQLLDKHTPTLLKAKQTSEIIASSLAVSKIKGNAIENNLERLFN, via the coding sequence ATGCAAAAATATCTATTCAAACACACGACCCGTGGTGGTCAGGTTATTTTGCATAATCTGCGCATGATTGGGCAAGTGCTGGGCAAAGTTCTGCTATGGTTAAGTCCTTTGGGTCTATTAGCCAGTGCTGGTTGGTTTATCTATATTACCCAGGCTGATACTCGTCATCTTGGAAGTCAGTGGCTTAATGCTCAGCTCAATATATTTTTCAATGGCAAATACCACGTACAAAAATTTATCTTGCCTGACGGTCAAGCCACGCACGTTTACTCCGCCCAAATTATCTCTGCTCCTTTTGTGCAACAAGCTGTAGAAGAATTGAAAGATGCACTACAACGCAGCTTATGGGTAGGTTTATGCGTTTATATCCTGGTTGTTATAACAACTTTAGTTTTGCTGCGGCGGCATGGTGATTCCTATACTCAGCGCAAGTCTATCAAAGGTGACTATTTAGGTAGTGTAGCGGAAGTTAAAAAACTTATTCAACACCACCACGTGACTTCAAGCTTGATTATTGGCAAGGAAAGACTGCCTCTACCACAATTATCTGAACTGCAACATTTTATGGTGCATGGGACTACCGGCTCAGGTAAATCTACAGTGATTAAATCGCTGCTCGATCAAATCCGCGCTCGGGGAGAACGTGCAATTATTTATGATAAAAGTTGTACTTTGGTAAGCCAGTTTTATGAACCTAGCGGCGATAGTTTACTAAATCCCCTAGATGAGCGAGGAGCAGCTTGGAATTTGTGGAATGAGTGTCGTGACAAGACCGATTTTGAAAATCTAGCGGCTGCTTTAATTCCGATGACTCCCAATGCGCAGGATCCCTTTTGGATTAATGCTGCTAGGACTATTTTTGCCGCAGCAGCTTACCGGATGCGTAGTGATGCTAATCTCACTACATTATCACTCTTGCGTTACCTGCTAACGGCAGAGATTGGAGAATTACAATCTTTACTACAAGGTACTGAGGCGGAAAGCCTAATCTCAGAAAAAACCGAAAAAACAGCTATTTCGATTAAATCTATGTTGGCCACCTATCTCAAAAGTTTATGTTATCTCAAAGAAGGAGAAAATCCTTTCTCAATCCGACAATGGTTACAAGATGACGGCGCATCGCAGTGGCTTTTTATCAGCTCTTTAGGTGATAAGCATGAGTCATTAAAACCATTGATCACAGCGTGGCTAGACATTGCCGTAAATGCCATCTTAAGTTTGCCGGAAAACAGTAAGCGACGTATTTGGGTAATTTTAGATGAGTTGAGCAGCCTTCAACAATTACCTTATTTAACTTCGGCGTTGGCGGAAGGACGAAAATTTGGAGCTTGTTTTGTGATTGGTATTCAAAGCATTGCCCAACTCGCTAAAACTTATGGACATGAAGGTGGAAGAGAAATTTCTTCGCTGCTTAATACGCGATTTTTATTTCGCATTCCTGATCCAGATATTGCACAATGGTCAGCGAAAAATCTCGGTGAAACCACGCTGGAAGAAACCCGCGAGGGAATCTCTTACGGAGCTAGCGCCATGCGCGATGGCGTATCACTACAAAAAATAGAGCGGGAAAAACCGGTGATACCGCCGTCTGAAATCATGCGCTTGCCAGATTTATGCTGTTATGTTCGTTTAGCAGGTGGTTATCCAATCGTACAATTAACCATGCCTTACATTGAGCGGCCTATCAAAGAATCAGCTTTTATACTGCGCAATGTTGAATCAAGTTTATTTAGTGAGTTGGAGCAATTACTTGATAAACACACTCCAACTCTGCTAAAGGCTAAGCAAACTTCTGAAATAATAGCATCATCGCTCGCTGTATCTAAAATCAAAGGAAATGCTATAGAAAATAACTT